From the genome of Mucispirillum schaedleri ASF457:
TTCAATATATAATATATCAGCACTATTATCTAAACCATTTGCATGCATAGTTTCTGCTAAACTAATCAGACCATTAACTCTTGATTTTATACTGTTATCAAGCTCATTGTTTATTATATTCAATCGTGCTTTTAATGATTTTGTATCTAAATTCTCTTTCTTATGTTTGACTGGTTTGCTGGGTTCTGTTACTACTTCTACTCTATAATGTGGCTGATTATCATTAAAAAAATTATAAAGACTTCTAGAACAAAATGATTCATTATTAGAAAAATGAAGTTTAGTAATCCATTCAAATTTGGTTAATTGTAAACAAGCTAATGATTTTATATGGGAAGCTATAGTATGTTGATTTACTTTATTAGAATAATCTATAAATATTTTATACCCTTCAAACCAAAATGGATTTAATAATAAGTTTGATAATGCTCGGATTATATTTCCACTTGTATATTCACTTATATTTTTTATTATCTCTATTGTATTATGTTCTGGATACCTTACTGCTGTAATATTATTTTTATGTGGCACTTCTTGAGTGATTCTGCCCCATACACCTTCCCAAAAAAGAGAATACCCAGCAATATTTAATATATCTTTTTCCAAAAGTTTACGACCTAATGAGAAAAAATATTCTCTATACTCTCTTGTATCCATACTCTCTATGGATTTTGTTGAAATGCTTAATGTATTATTTTGGCTTATGTTTTCACTAGGTTTATCTTCCTTTTTAGCAGGAACTATCATTAATTGAAAATTAGTATTTAAGTTGTTATTAAAATCGTCAATTACAGCATTAATATTTAAAACAATTTCTGTCGGTATATTTACTTTATATGTATTATTTGCTTCTATCAGCTCATTAAGCGTATCTGTAAAAAATTTATTCTGAATTTTTGCCTGTTTACTATTTTCTTCAGCATACTTTTTATATACATTAGACCATAGTGCATGATAATGATTAATCACTTCATTAAGTTTTATAAATACATCATTAGTATTGATGGATATTACTCCTAATATAAAACCTCTAAATACTCTTGTATCAAGTGATTTTTTGAGTAAATCAAGACTATTTGTATAAACTTTATGCCAATCTATTTCACTGTGAGATAGAGTTTTATATTTACTTAATTCATTATACATTTCTGTATAATGAACATCATCTTGGATATCTACTATTTCATCTGCATACACTATTATATCTGACACCGATCCAACCAATTACTAATAATATTTATGATAAAACATAATAAGATGTATTATATAGTGTATTTTCCATTTTTTCAATTGAAAAAAAAACTTTTTTGGTATAAGTTAACTAAAAAACAATTAGGAGGAATAAGATGTCTGACGGATCAAATGCTCCAAAAGAGCGGATTAATATTTCCTATAAAGCAAAGACTAATGGTGCTGCTGCTGATGTGGAATTACCATTAAAACTTATGGTTATGTCTAATTTTACTAGTGATACTAATAATATCCCACTTGAAGAAAGAGAACCTGTTTCTATCAATAAGGTAAACTTTAATAAAGTAATGGAGCAAATGGGTATTACTACAAACTTCAATGTAAAAAATACAATAAGCCCTGATGCTGATGAAATGAGTATCAATTTAAATATTAAAAGTATGACAGATTTTTCTCCTGATAATATTGTTAAACAAGTGCCAGAACTGCAAAAACTTATGGCTTTAAGAGAAGCTCTCACTGCATTAAAAGGGCCTATGGGTAATGTGCCTGAATTTAGAAAAAAACTGCTTGCCATATTAAGCGATGCTGAAAAGAAAGAACAGCTTATGTTGGAAATTGCTAAAAGTAAAAAAAACAATAATGAGTAGAGGTATATAATATGTCTGAAAACAAAACGGAAGTTATTATTGAAACACCTATAATAGAAGAGATTATGGGTAAAAGTAAATTTTCCATACATGACGAAAGCTACCCTATCGCAAAACAGGGTGTAGCAGAATTTATTACTCAAATTGTTAAAAGCGATAATGCTGAAGAAAAAGTCAATAAATTTGCCCTTGATGAAATGATAGCCCATATTGATGATGTTATATCTGAACAAATGGATGAAATTCTGCATAACAAAGAATTCCAAAAACTTGAAGCAACATGGCGAGGGTTATATACACTTGTAGAAAGAACAGATTTTAATGAAAATATTAAAATAGACTTATTTAATGTTACAAAAGAAGAAGCATTAGAAGATTTTGAGCTAAATCCAGATATTACTCAAACGACACTTTATAAACATATATATTCATCAGAATATGGTCAGTTTGGAGGAGAGCCAGTTGGTGCAATTATTGGGGATTACAGCCTGACTTATGCAAGCCCTGATATGACTTTTTTAAATAAAATGTCTGCTATTGCTGCTATGAGCCATGCCCCTTTCCTTACTTCTATGGATTCTAAATTCTTTGGCTTAAAAGACTATACAGAAATGCCTACTATTCAAGATTTAAAAGGACTTCTTGATGGTCCTCAGTATGCAAGGTGGCGTTCTTTTAGAGAAAATGAAGATGCCAAATATACAGGGCTTTTGGTTACAAGATATTTAACCCGCTCCCCTTATGATATGGAAAACAACCCTATTAAATCTTTTAATTATACAGAAGATGTTAGTGCATCCCATGACCATCTTGTATGGGGTAACTGTGCTTACCTGCTTGCTACAAGATTAACTGAAAGTTTTGCAAAATATAGATGGTGCGGAAGTATTATAGGTCCTAGAAGTGGCGGTGAAGTAAAAGATTTACCTGTATATTTTTATGAAAGTTTTGGAAGTATGCAGTCAAAAATACCAACAGAAGTCTTAATTACAGATAGAAGAGAATATGAACTTTCTGAAAATGGTTTTATAGCATTGACACTAAGGCGTGGCAGTA
Proteins encoded in this window:
- a CDS encoding type VI secretion system domain-containing protein — its product is MSDIIVYADEIVDIQDDVHYTEMYNELSKYKTLSHSEIDWHKVYTNSLDLLKKSLDTRVFRGFILGVISINTNDVFIKLNEVINHYHALWSNVYKKYAEENSKQAKIQNKFFTDTLNELIEANNTYKVNIPTEIVLNINAVIDDFNNNLNTNFQLMIVPAKKEDKPSENISQNNTLSISTKSIESMDTREYREYFFSLGRKLLEKDILNIAGYSLFWEGVWGRITQEVPHKNNITAVRYPEHNTIEIIKNISEYTSGNIIRALSNLLLNPFWFEGYKIFIDYSNKVNQHTIASHIKSLACLQLTKFEWITKLHFSNNESFCSRSLYNFFNDNQPHYRVEVVTEPSKPVKHKKENLDTKSLKARLNIINNELDNSIKSRVNGLISLAETMHANGLDNSADILYIEVINLMETTLLKDYLIEEYTNIKEQQHIDK
- the tssB gene encoding type VI secretion system contractile sheath small subunit, whose protein sequence is MSDGSNAPKERINISYKAKTNGAAADVELPLKLMVMSNFTSDTNNIPLEEREPVSINKVNFNKVMEQMGITTNFNVKNTISPDADEMSINLNIKSMTDFSPDNIVKQVPELQKLMALREALTALKGPMGNVPEFRKKLLAILSDAEKKEQLMLEIAKSKKNNNE
- the tssC gene encoding type VI secretion system contractile sheath large subunit, producing MSENKTEVIIETPIIEEIMGKSKFSIHDESYPIAKQGVAEFITQIVKSDNAEEKVNKFALDEMIAHIDDVISEQMDEILHNKEFQKLEATWRGLYTLVERTDFNENIKIDLFNVTKEEALEDFELNPDITQTTLYKHIYSSEYGQFGGEPVGAIIGDYSLTYASPDMTFLNKMSAIAAMSHAPFLTSMDSKFFGLKDYTEMPTIQDLKGLLDGPQYARWRSFRENEDAKYTGLLVTRYLTRSPYDMENNPIKSFNYTEDVSASHDHLVWGNCAYLLATRLTESFAKYRWCGSIIGPRSGGEVKDLPVYFYESFGSMQSKIPTEVLITDRREYELSENGFIALTLRRGSNNASFFSANSALKPKIFPNTPEGKEAETNFRLGTQLPYLFLISRMAHYLKVLQREEIGSWKERQDTERGLNEWLKQYISDQENPPAEVRSRRPFRGATVTVTDIPGEPGWYRVQLNARPHFKYMGANFELSLVGKLDKE